CGGCGTTCCTCGGCTGTGGGAATCGATTTATGACGGGGTGCAAAAGCAATTTCGGGAGCAACCCCCGAACAAGCAAAAATTAGTGTTCACCTTACTGGATATCAGTCAGCGCTATATCAAAGCGCGGCGAATCGCTCAAGGATTAGACTTGAACCAGCTTAACCCTAGCCCCCTAGAACGCCTCAGCGCCAGCATCCAAGCCTTACTCCTGTTACCCGCCCACAAATTAGCCGACAAACTCATTTATCAAACCGTGCGGGAGGCAACTGGGGGTCAAATCAAAACCATTATCAGTGGTGGGGGTTCCCTGGCAATGCATTTGGAAAACTTCTTTGAAATTGCCGGGATTGAGATTCTGGTGGGATATGGACTCACCGAAACCTCTCCTGTGACGAATGTTCGCCGGATGGAACGTAATCTGCGCCGTTCATCCGGATTACCCATGCCCGGAACCCAGATTCGCATCGTTGATCCGGAAACCCGCAAACCCCTGCCTATAGGCGAACAGGGGTTAGTTTTGGTGAAAGGACCGCAAGTGATGCAAGGCTACTATAAAAATCCCGAGGCGACAGCAAAAGCCATTGACTCCGATGGATGGTTTGATACCGGAGATTTGGGATGGGTGACGCCCAACCATGATTTAGTCTTGACAGGACGGGCAAAAGATACCATCGTATTGACCAACGGCGAAAATATCGAGCCGCAACCGATTGAAGATGCCTGTCTGCGAAGTCCTTATATTGACCAAATTATGCTAGTAGGTCAAGATCAGCGATCGCTCGGTGCGTTAATTGTGCCGAATCTGGATGCCCTGCAACAGTGGGCAGCCGCTGAAAATATTACCCTAAACTTGCCCAACTCCGATACGCAGAAGGACAGCGAGTCATTCCGGACGGGTATTGACCTGAAAAGTAAAGAGGTGCAGAACCTATTCCGGCAAGAATTGAACCGGGAAGTCAAAAATCGACCAGGTTATCGCCCTGATGATCGAATTGGTCAATTTGCGCTGATTTTAGACCCCTTTTCCATAGAAAATGGCATGATGACTCAAACACTGAAAATCCGGCGACCCGTTGTTACTCAACGATATCGCGATATCATTAACGGGATGTTCGCCTGATTGCGGGGAAATAGGGTGAAAGAGCCTGCTGGCAAGTTGCCTGTTGCGCTTAACATCATTATGCCCCCAAACTTTAGGTTATCCTGTTAGCCGGATTAACCCTTACCTTTTTAAGTGTCAGACCTACTGAGAAATACCTATATGCCTACAGAAGAATCTCAATCCAAAGAATCTCAATCCAACCTACTCTTGAAGCGACCGGTTAATATTAAAGCCATTGTCACACCCCGCTGGAAG
The DNA window shown above is from Coleofasciculus chthonoplastes PCC 7420 and carries:
- a CDS encoding AMP-dependent synthetase/ligase, producing the protein MLNTKPTNSMSLSMSPQERNLLHSLVDYSSIQSLPEIWSIAAQRFGQIIALRDPHVQPEVIFTYTQLVRQIQQLAAGLQTLFDNPVIKQEQESSDLPPRVALIADNSPRWLIADQGIMTAGAANVVRSAQADPEELRYILEHSGSIALVVEDTKTLTKLKPHLDELPIQFVILLSDEEPPAEDKLKVFNFSQVMSMGSKATLQPIQATRQTLATLMYTSGTTGKPKGVMLTHGNLLHQVTTFGIVLQPKGGDRILSILPTWHVYERTVEYFLLSQGCTQIYTTIRHVKADLKAFKPIYMIGVPRLWESIYDGVQKQFREQPPNKQKLVFTLLDISQRYIKARRIAQGLDLNQLNPSPLERLSASIQALLLLPAHKLADKLIYQTVREATGGQIKTIISGGGSLAMHLENFFEIAGIEILVGYGLTETSPVTNVRRMERNLRRSSGLPMPGTQIRIVDPETRKPLPIGEQGLVLVKGPQVMQGYYKNPEATAKAIDSDGWFDTGDLGWVTPNHDLVLTGRAKDTIVLTNGENIEPQPIEDACLRSPYIDQIMLVGQDQRSLGALIVPNLDALQQWAAAENITLNLPNSDTQKDSESFRTGIDLKSKEVQNLFRQELNREVKNRPGYRPDDRIGQFALILDPFSIENGMMTQTLKIRRPVVTQRYRDIINGMFA